One part of the Rutidosis leptorrhynchoides isolate AG116_Rl617_1_P2 chromosome 1, CSIRO_AGI_Rlap_v1, whole genome shotgun sequence genome encodes these proteins:
- the LOC139885742 gene encoding uncharacterized protein At5g49945-like: MANSVIFYLITLLTISAVALSVSGDSHFEGFDADDELDDDLQQSQISDLRRSAPPPTTLSTSSDHHIPESNPADPNVNTFTNTPSFDYWDEDEFEGFPSEPEPVIDNPVDPKPADSEPDVIEIVNAFEPVSLTKKLMSYVIEILSLSFLIAFAVNFFTGKKQNETLALAWAAKFATRDTIFDKNFSLLGVSEADDSPLLLKEGQNVFKFYASGRRFCQGLVATIALKSRHDLIARMYNLIVPTKDEISFEVYMNDDAMDHVVFALAKKKAAKMMQKEVRDLQRFASLMTSGPNGRKCVADDLMVVTESKEVAGDLINESVLDQVFGEKAFEKVGKWFISMHFSDQMQSTHRKMLVFKFALPDVNHMADMTRLVALVPYYIDLIGRYKLSSQARSKTEAARSKVAQEVYKELQNARQEALQRKKAERRKMMEEAESKLNAEVLRKKEVKERARQVKKAMPKIKMSRGG, from the exons ATGGCGAATTCTGTCATCTTTTACCTAATCACACTCCTCACCATCTCCGCCGTTGCCCTCTCCGTCTCCGGCGACTCTCACTTCGAAGGATTCGACGCTGACGACGAACTAGACGACGATCTCCAGCAATCGCAAATCTCTGATCTCCGCCGTTCTGCTCCTCCACCAACCACCCTCTCCACTTCCTCCGATCATCATATCCCGGAATCTAATCCCGCTGATCCGAACGTTAACACCTTTACCAATACACCTTCGTTTGATTACTGGGATGAAGACGAGTTCGAAGGGTTTCCATCTGAACCAGAACCGGTAATTGATAATCCGGTTGATCCTAAACCGGCTGATTCCGAACCGGATGTAATTGAAATAGTCAACGCTTTTGAACCGGTTTCGTTGACCAAAAAACTTATGTCATATGTAATTGAGATTCTATCTCTATCATTTCTGATTGCATTTGCTGTTAATTTTTTTACTGGTAAAAAGCAGAATGAAACCCTAGCTTTAGCATGGGCAGCCAAGTTCGCAACACGCGAtacgattttcgataagaattttaGTTTGTTAGGTGTTAGTGAAGCTGACGATTCACCTTTGTTGTTAAAAGAAGGTCAAAATGTGTTTAAATTTTATGCGAGTGGACGTCGATTTTGTCAAGGATTAGTAGCTACAATTGCGCTGAAAAGTAGACATGATTTGATTGCTAGAATGTATAATTTGATTGTGCCGACTAAGGACGAGATTAGTTTTGAGGTTTATATGAATGATGATGCTATGGATCATGTGGTGTTTGCTTTAGCTAAGAAGAAGGCTGCAAAAATGATGCAGAAAGAGGTTAGGGATCTTCAGAGGTTTGCGAGTTTAATGACAAGTGGCCCAAATGGTAGGAAATGTGTTGCGGATGACTTGATGGTAGTTACGGAATCGAAGGAGGTGGCTGGTGATTTGATTAATGAGTCTGTGCTTGATCAG GTATTTGGTGAAAAGGCATTTGAAAAAGTTGGAAAATGGTTCATATCTATGCATTTCTCAGATCAGATGCAGAGTACACACAGAAAGATGCTGGTTTTTAAGTTTGCTCTCCCTGATGTTAACCATATGGCTGACATGACCCGGCTAGTGGCTCTAGTGCCCTACTATATCGACTTAATTGGCCGTTACAAACTCAGTTCACAG GCCCGATCAAAAACTGAAGCAGCAAGATCAAAGGTTGCACAGGAGGTTTACAAGGAGCTTCAAAATGCAAGGCAGGAAGCGTTGCAGAGAAAGAAAGCAGAGAGGAGGAAGATGATGGAGGAGGCTGAATCAAAACTTAATGCTGAGGTACTTCGAAAGAAAGAAGTTAAAGAACGTGCTCGACAAGTTAAAAAAGCGATGCCTAAAATCAAGATGTCTCGTGGCGGCTAA
- the LOC139849603 gene encoding ribosome biogenesis regulatory protein homolog, with protein MEIKVKVGPRNTIGDVPLVWYDDEEHIGYDIAGKKIKKKERLDKLDSFLARTDDSNSGYFILRYLTQLKPLSQTLVCNLQATKITAENPQRKKAGMGEEVPQHSGGYQIDIGNLMAYDPQFQFPSVADNRYDLVREIIAHAAKLTQAVADTLFNLPSAEDASGPIVSLPPPTTKLPRGKPLPKPKPPTIWEVFAKKHGIQNKKKDKRVFDDQTSSWKRRYGYDRVNDDNDLPIIEAKMTDEVGVDPFAKRRLEKKQRVDRQEKHRLVNLKEAAKLGALPSHIQLAATALPITGTQTATRKASKDELQNVAGMAATSTASSGKFDKKLAGEKPPKHDKKYRKFLPVVEGSGIGSLEKQQTDKILNKLMAKNSHEIFNVGKAVDMYNAKSDKKRRNQQGRSSSTSSKLKVKKSPYKNAGKKKPSSRGKSK; from the exons ATGGAGATCAAAGTGAAA GTTGGTCCTAGGAACACTATTGGGGATGTTCCGTTAGTGTGGTACGATGATGAGGAACATATCGGATATGATATTGCtggaaagaaaataaagaaaaaggAGAGACTGGATAAATTGGATTCGTTTTTAGCAAGAACTGACGACTCAAATA GCGGTTATTTTATACTAAGATATTTGACCCAGCTAAAACCCTTGTCTCAAACCCTAGTTTGCAACTTGCAAGCAACCAAAATCACCGCTGAAAACCCCCAGCGAAAGAAAGCAGGCATGGGGGAAGAAGTACCACAACATAGTGGTGGATACCAAATTGACATTGGGAATCTGATGGCATATGATCCTCAATTCCAGTTTCCATCTGTTGCTGATAACAG ATATGATCTCGTGAGGGAGATCATAGCACACGCTGCCAAATTAACTCAGGCAGTTGCTGATACTCTTTTTAACTTGCCTTCTGCTGAAGATGCATCTGGTCCAATTGTATCCCTACCACCACCAACTACAAAATTGCCAAGAGGAAAACCT CTGCCAAAGCCTAAACCTCCAACAATATGGGAAGTTTTTGCCAAAAAACACG GCATTCAGAACAAAAAGAAAGACAAACGTGTGTTTGATGACCAAACTAGTTCTTGGAAGCGTCGGTATGGTTATGATCGAGTAAATGATGACAATGATCTCCCAATTATTGAGGCGAAGATGACAGATG AGGTGGGAGTGGATCCTTTTGCCAAGAGACGGTTAGAAAAGAAGCAACGAGTTGATAGACAAGAAAAACACCGTTTGGTTAACTTGAAAGAGGCTGCAAAACTTGGTGCCCTACCAAG TCATATTCAACTTGCTGCAACAGCATTGCCTATAACCGGGACCCAGACTGCTACAAGAAAGGCCAGTAAAGATGAACTACAGAACGTAGCAGGAATGGCAGCAACTTCAACTGCTAGCAGTGGTAAATTCGACAAAAAGTTGGCTGGTGAGAAGCCTCCAAAGCATGATAAGAAATACAGAAAG TTTCTGCCTGTCGTTGAAGGATCGGGGATAGGTTCCCTAGAGAAGCAACAAACTGACAAGATTCTCAACAAATTAATGGCTAAAAATTCCCATGAAATTTTCAATGTTGGAAAG GCTGTTGACATGTACAACGCAAAGAGCGATAAGAAACGAAGAAATCAGCAAGGGAGGTCTTCATCAACATCAAGTAAACTGAAAGTGAAGAAGAGCCCATATAAAAACGCCGGAAAGAAGAAACCTTCAAGTAGAGGAAAATCAAAGTGA